The following nucleotide sequence is from Malania oleifera isolate guangnan ecotype guangnan chromosome 4, ASM2987363v1, whole genome shotgun sequence.
CTGCTCTACATTACCCACTTGATGGATTTTTACATTTCTGTACACCTAAGTAGTAGTAGTACCACCCACATAGCAAGTATTCCTCCTTTTCAACCACGTAAAAGGTAGCCGAGCAGAACACTGATGAGAGCCACCGTACAAACAAATAGCAAAGGAAATCCCACCTGCACTTTCCTTTCTCCTCTGTTTCTTTTCAGCACAGCCTGCAAAGGAAAACAGGCAAATGTCAAAGACTCGGGATATAATGTATAATGAATAGTTGGAAGAAAAGAAAGCAGTTGAAGAAGTTACCAGTTCTTTTTGCAAAGTTTCCCTCTCTTGAATGTTTAATTTCTTCTCTTTTGCTAGCTTTGATTCGGTAGCTTCAGCCTGTAAAGaaggccccccccccccccaaaaaaaaaaaaaaaaaaattgaataaattaTGGTTGTTGTTGAGGAGGCACAACCACAAACCATAGTTTTTTGGAATTTATGAAACATATCAACATTGGCAGGAGGTTCAAGAGTGTGTTTTTTCAAGGAAATTGAATCATTCCCGGAAAATTTACCTGAACTGAATTTGAACAATTAATATGTTCGATTAGCACTTAAAAGCCTAAGATGTTAGATTATGGGTCAACAACGCATATAAAACTTCTAACATAAAACATTATGAAAGCTTAAAATATGCTGCCCACGTTCAAACAAGATAATTCATTGCAATTTCAAGGGGAAAAAAATGAACTCTTTTGAAATACTACTCATTGCCGATCTTCTGAAAAGCAGGATGGCTTGACTCTTTTGAAATGCTATGTAAACAAGGGAACGAAGATTTATTCCTCAGGATatccaaaattttatttttaaaaattgctaCCTTGCCACAATGGACTGCTCTTGTGGTTGTCACATCAAGGGTTGCAAAGAAATCAtgcaaaaaaattttaattattccaTTCATGAAAACTATTTAGATCAGTCACTCTTGCTcatcaattaaaaaaatttcaaatttaaatttagtaAGTGATTGTAATTTGACAAGGGGAATGGTGGAAATGACTGATATGTCGCTGATAAGTGCACTGTGTTATGCTCATGCTCCTTAAAGTCGATGAAACTCAAATCCaacaaagagaaggaaaaaatAGCCATAATTGCAGATAACTAGCCATAGATGTATGCCCTCCAAACAGTGAGAAGAGTAAAGCATTGcatttcaatattcaaaaatctTGATGCAGATGCAGGAGAGAACTAATCATGTCCGCTTCCCCCCACTGAGTCTGTGACTAGCTACTTAGAAAGAGAAGCAACATGGTTACAGTAAAACTAAGTTCAAAACCAGAAATCCTAAGAAATACTCACCTCTCGTAacttatattcatattcataaaGTTTTGACCTCATCATCTCAATATCTTCAGCTAATTTCACAACCTCTGCATCCCTTGCTGGCTTTAACTCATCATTAACCAATTTGGATTCCCCCACATTCTTAATAACCTGAGAAGAAAAATAACAAAACGGAGCGATGGAATTAATTCAGTGTCTGGAAACAGCTGATGCCATGAATAATCCGAATGCCACACTCACATCTATTCTCTATTTAGCTCAAAATACATAgtcaaataaaatgagaaaagaaGCAAGGTGTTTGCTCCAAGGTGTGCATGGTTCTACAATCACCTTCCTGAATGATTACCCAAGCCTTTAAACAAAGCAGGAACCAATTATAATAAAAGTAATTATACGTTTAAAATATAGGAAACATCCAGATTCCAGAACAAAGAGAAACTATCATTATCAACTGAAAGAAGAATTTGTCTTACTATGTGATCAGGGGTGAGTTCAACCTTCCTCAATACTTGATTATTTTCTACTGATGCTTCATAAGACGGTACCTGCTTCAATGTTCCATTAATTGGTGAAAGTACCGGTGAATGAGGTGGGCTGATGAGGATCACTCTCAGCTTGCTCTCTTCAATATATCTGCCATCATCTTTGGAAAACTGCCATAAAAAACAATGAGACTCGATGATAATGAATCATTGC
It contains:
- the LOC131154596 gene encoding vesicle-associated protein 2-2-like → MTSDLLEIQPRELKFTFELRKQSSCSIGLVNKSQYYVAFKVKTTSPKKYCVRPNVGIVKPKSTRDFTVTMQAQRIAPPDLICKDKFLIQSTVVPAETTDEDITASMFSKDDGRYIEESKLRVILISPPHSPVLSPINGTLKQVPSYEASVENNQVLRKVELTPDHIVIKNVGESKLVNDELKPARDAEVVKLAEDIEMMRSKLYEYEYKLREAEATESKLAKEKKLNIQERETLQKELAVLKRNRGERKVQVGFPLLFVCTVALISVLLGYLLRG